A stretch of Gossypium hirsutum isolate 1008001.06 chromosome A06, Gossypium_hirsutum_v2.1, whole genome shotgun sequence DNA encodes these proteins:
- the LOC121230606 gene encoding uncharacterized protein At2g24330, translated as MAEDKGIPDGETKESSPPLPVVKKKGKGLLSRIWNAIFRIHGDDFEKRLEHISKEEAAVLSRMKRRSQTWRRMIRNLIAFSVILEVVAVSYAIMTTRSVDLNWKMRAFRVLPMFLLPAFSSVAYSAFVSFTRMCDRRDQKTLERLRAERQEKIDELKEKTNYYTTQQLIQRYDPDPAAKAAAATVLASKLGADSGLKVYVGDESEYNVPGGKSHDVEVVPSSGIRKRKQLHTRSSSAGSTPLLHSDEEIPHSAGMEGPRASEHGQLVVVDHHYPQGPASHDGGWLARIAALLVGEDPTQSYALICGNCHMHNGLARKEDFPYITYYCPHCQALNRPKQMEEHVSKSSSPSMKAVKSEGSGDATGDVSESSSPVAARAAGHEIKEVTEKVVG; from the exons ATGGCGGAGGACAAAGGCATTCCAGACGGTGAAACCAAAGAATCCAGTCCCCCGCTGCCGGTGGTAAAGAAGAAAGGCAAGGGACTTCTCTCCCGCATTTGGAATGCAATCTTTAGGATTCACGGGGACGATTTCGAGAAGAGGCTTGAACACATTTCCAAGGAAGAGGCCGCTGTCCTCTCGAGAATGAAAAGAAGATCCCAGACCTGGAGGAGAATGATTCGGAATCTCATTGCCTTTTCTGTCATTTTGGAG GTTGTTGCAGTTTCTTATGCCATCATGACAACAAGATCTGTGGACTTGAACTGGAAGATGAGGGCATTTCGAGTTTTGCCAATGTTCCTTTTGCCTGCTTTTTCGTCTGTTGCTTATTCTGCATTTGTAAGCTTCACAAGGATGT GTGATCGCAGGGACCAGAAAACTCTAGAAAGACTTCGAGCTGAAAGGCAAGAAAAAATTGATGAACTTAAGGAGAAGACAAATTATTACACTACACAACAGCTTATTCAG AGATATGATCCTGATCCAGCAGCAAAGGCTGCTGCTGCAACTGTCCTGGCATCTAAGTTGGGAGCAGATTCAGGTTTGAAGGTCTATGTTGGAGATGAATCTGAGTATAATGTGCCAGGGGGGAAGAGCCATGATGTTGAGGTAGTGCCATCAAGTGGAATTCGGAAACGAAAGCAACTACACACTAGATCCAGTAGTGCAGGAAGCACTCCATTGCTTCATTCTGATGAAGAAATACCTCATTCTGCAGGGATGGAGGGTCCTCGAGCTTCTGAGCATGGTCAACTGGTTGTAGTTGATCATCACTATCCACAGGGACCAGCCTCACATGATGGGGGATGGCTTGCTCGAATCGCTGCCTTGCTTGTGGGTGAAGATCCAACACAGTCTTATGCTCTCATATGTGGCAACTGCCATATGCACAATG GACTTGCCAGGAAGGAGGATTTCCCATACATAACGTATTACTGCCCACACTGCCAAGCCCTGAACAGGCCAAAACAAATGGAAGAGCATGTTTCTAAGTCAAGCTCCCCTAGTATGAAGGCAGTGAAATCAGAAGGAAGTGGTGATGCCACTGGTGATGTGAGTGAGAGCAGCAGCCCTGTGGCTGCCAGAGCTGCTGGTCATGAGATTAAGGAAGTAACTGAAAAAGTAGTTGGATAA